A region from the Lutra lutra chromosome 1, mLutLut1.2, whole genome shotgun sequence genome encodes:
- the NIT2 gene encoding omega-amidase NIT2 isoform X2 produces MVIPGRAMATFRLALIQLQVSSVKSDNVTRACGLVREAATQGANIVSLPECFNSPYGTKYFPGYAEKIPGESTQKLSEVAKECSIYLIGGSIPEKDAGKLYNTCTVFGPDGTLLVKYRKLHLFDIDVPGKITFQESETLSPGDSFSTFDTRCQLLVYPGAFNMTTGPAHWELLQRGRAVDNQVYVATASPARDDQASYVAWGHSTIVSPWGDVLAKAGTEETIVCSDIDLKKLAEIRQQIPIFSQKRSDLYAVEAKKP; encoded by the exons ATGGTGATACCTGGGAGAGCGATGGCCA CTTTCCGCTTGGCCCTCATCCAGCTTCAGGTTTCTTCTGTCAAATCAGATAACGTCACTCGAGCCTGCGGCCTCGTCCGGGAAGCGGCAACACAAGGAGCCAACATCGTTTCTCTGCCA GAATGCTTTAATTCTCCATATGGCACGAAATATTTTCCTGGATATGCGGAAAAAATTCCTGGTGAATCCACACAGAAGCTTTCTGAAGTAGCAAAGGAGTGCAGCATTTATCTCATTGGAG GTTCTATTCCTGAAAAGGATGCTGGGAAATTATATAACACCTGCACCGTGTTTGGGCCTGATGGAACTTTACTGGTAAAATACAGAAAG CTCCATCTGTTTGACATTGATGTGCCTGGGAAAATTACATTTCAAGAGTCTGAAACACTGAGTCCAGGTGATAGTTTCTCCACATTTGATACTC GCTGCCAGCTGTTGGTATATCCCGGAGCTTTTAATATGACCACTGGACCAGCCCACTGGGAGTTGCTTCAACGAGGCCG GGCTGTTGATAATCAGGTGTATGTGGCCACAGCATCTCCTGCCCGGGATGATCAGGCCTCGTATGTTGCCTGGGGACACAGCACTATTGTGAGTCCTTG GGGGGATGTCCTTGCCAAAGCCGGCACCGAAGAGACCATCGTGTGTTCAGACATAG ACCTGAAGAAGTTGGCTGAAATACGCCAGCAAATCCCCATCTTTAGCCAGAAACGATCAGACCTCTATGCAGTGGAGGCGAAAAAGCCCTGA
- the NIT2 gene encoding omega-amidase NIT2 isoform X1, which yields MVIPGRAMATFRLALIQLQVSSVKSDNVTRACGLVREAATQGANIVSLPECFNSPYGTKYFPGYAEKIPGESTQKLSEVAKECSIYLIGGSIPEKDAGKLYNTCTVFGPDGTLLVKYRKLHLFDIDVPGKITFQESETLSPGDSFSTFDTPYCRVGLGICYDMRFAELAQVYAQRGCQLLVYPGAFNMTTGPAHWELLQRGRAVDNQVYVATASPARDDQASYVAWGHSTIVSPWGDVLAKAGTEETIVCSDIDLKKLAEIRQQIPIFSQKRSDLYAVEAKKP from the exons ATGGTGATACCTGGGAGAGCGATGGCCA CTTTCCGCTTGGCCCTCATCCAGCTTCAGGTTTCTTCTGTCAAATCAGATAACGTCACTCGAGCCTGCGGCCTCGTCCGGGAAGCGGCAACACAAGGAGCCAACATCGTTTCTCTGCCA GAATGCTTTAATTCTCCATATGGCACGAAATATTTTCCTGGATATGCGGAAAAAATTCCTGGTGAATCCACACAGAAGCTTTCTGAAGTAGCAAAGGAGTGCAGCATTTATCTCATTGGAG GTTCTATTCCTGAAAAGGATGCTGGGAAATTATATAACACCTGCACCGTGTTTGGGCCTGATGGAACTTTACTGGTAAAATACAGAAAG CTCCATCTGTTTGACATTGATGTGCCTGGGAAAATTACATTTCAAGAGTCTGAAACACTGAGTCCAGGTGATAGTTTCTCCACATTTGATACTC CTTACTGCAGAGTGGGCCTGGGCATCTGCTACGACATGCGCTTTGCAGAGCTCGCACAAGTCTACGCACAGAGAG GCTGCCAGCTGTTGGTATATCCCGGAGCTTTTAATATGACCACTGGACCAGCCCACTGGGAGTTGCTTCAACGAGGCCG GGCTGTTGATAATCAGGTGTATGTGGCCACAGCATCTCCTGCCCGGGATGATCAGGCCTCGTATGTTGCCTGGGGACACAGCACTATTGTGAGTCCTTG GGGGGATGTCCTTGCCAAAGCCGGCACCGAAGAGACCATCGTGTGTTCAGACATAG ACCTGAAGAAGTTGGCTGAAATACGCCAGCAAATCCCCATCTTTAGCCAGAAACGATCAGACCTCTATGCAGTGGAGGCGAAAAAGCCCTGA